In Moorella sp. Hama-1, a single genomic region encodes these proteins:
- the cobK gene encoding precorrin-6A reductase, whose protein sequence is MVGATGEGRQLIRCLRQAGYQIMTWADSNYGEQLARQDGAVTILTGPFTEANLATLESNRQLKAVIDATLPYPNHVSRTLEAWCQQQQLCYLRFLRAETELPDNNLVYQVSSWEEAARTAARLGETIFLTTGTNNLEVFVANPLLKDKRIVVRVLPEHQVIKKCQDLGLTPRDIIAMQGPFSKEINRAMFKACKANVIVTRDAGPAGGTEAKIAAALALKIPLVVIKRPAIQYRYPVATVAEAIALLKKIAPPKSNVGNGGYILCSAGQHG, encoded by the coding sequence GTGGTGGGCGCTACCGGAGAAGGCCGGCAGTTGATCCGCTGTCTCCGACAGGCCGGTTATCAAATTATGACCTGGGCCGACAGTAACTACGGCGAGCAACTGGCCCGGCAGGATGGGGCCGTAACAATACTAACTGGCCCCTTTACAGAGGCTAATCTGGCCACTCTGGAGAGTAACAGGCAGCTTAAAGCAGTCATTGATGCCACCCTGCCCTATCCCAACCATGTGTCCCGGACCCTGGAGGCCTGGTGCCAGCAACAGCAGCTTTGTTACCTGCGTTTTTTGCGGGCCGAAACCGAGCTGCCGGATAATAATCTCGTCTACCAGGTTTCTTCCTGGGAAGAAGCTGCCCGGACTGCCGCACGGCTGGGGGAGACCATCTTTTTAACCACCGGCACCAATAACCTGGAAGTATTCGTCGCAAACCCGCTACTCAAAGATAAACGCATCGTAGTCCGGGTTTTACCCGAACACCAGGTAATTAAAAAATGCCAGGACCTGGGCCTGACGCCCCGTGACATTATCGCCATGCAGGGGCCTTTCTCCAAAGAAATAAATAGAGCCATGTTTAAAGCCTGTAAAGCCAACGTCATCGTCACCCGGGACGCCGGCCCGGCCGGCGGTACCGAGGCCAAAATCGCTGCCGCCCTGGCGCTAAAAATACCGCTGGTAGTAATCAAACGTCCTGCCATCCAGTATCGTTACCCGGTCGCCACAGTCGCCGAAGCCATCGCCCTGCTGAAAAAGATAGCGCCTCCGAAATCAAATGTGGGAAATGGGGGGTACATACTATGTTCCGCCGGACAACATGGTTAA
- a CDS encoding 5'-deoxyadenosine deaminase: protein MSILIKNGTLVTMNSRREVLQGDIYIENDRIAALGQAPATADRVIDAGGQLVIPGLIQPHIHLCQTLFRGRADDLELLDWLRLRIWPLEGAHDAESIYYSALLGIGELFRSGTTTIVDMESVHHTGAAIEAIAQSGMRAMTGKVMMDYGDDVPATLKETTEASLEESINLLEKWHGYDHGRIQYAFEPRFVVSCTEELLLAVRDLARRYGVKIHTHASENRGECDLVEKLHGRRNVLYLDDIGLTGPDLILVHCIWLNEEEKEILARTGTRVVHCPSSNLKIASGICPVPELLDRGTVVSLAADGAPCNNNLDAFMEMRLAALIQKPLHGPTTMPAPLVFELATLGGARALGMEQEIGSLEVGKKADLALVSLDGLHTQPADGVNVYAQLVYQAKGTDVTLTMVDGQIVMEKGELKTIDAAEVRRKANEAVQRIARRAGLA, encoded by the coding sequence ATGAGCATCCTCATTAAAAACGGCACCCTGGTGACCATGAATTCCCGGCGGGAGGTACTCCAGGGTGATATCTACATCGAAAACGACCGCATCGCCGCCCTCGGCCAGGCGCCGGCCACCGCCGACCGGGTCATCGACGCCGGCGGCCAACTGGTGATCCCCGGCCTCATCCAGCCCCATATCCACCTCTGCCAGACCCTTTTCCGCGGCCGCGCCGACGACCTGGAACTCCTGGACTGGCTGCGCCTGCGTATCTGGCCCCTGGAGGGCGCCCACGACGCCGAATCAATTTACTATTCCGCCCTCCTGGGCATCGGCGAGCTCTTCCGGAGCGGCACCACCACCATCGTCGACATGGAGAGCGTCCACCATACCGGTGCGGCCATCGAGGCCATCGCCCAAAGCGGCATGCGCGCTATGACCGGCAAGGTGATGATGGACTATGGCGACGACGTCCCGGCGACCCTCAAGGAAACTACGGAGGCCTCCCTGGAAGAGAGTATAAACCTGCTGGAGAAATGGCACGGCTATGACCACGGCCGCATCCAGTACGCCTTTGAACCCCGTTTCGTGGTCTCCTGCACGGAAGAGTTGCTGCTGGCGGTTCGGGACCTCGCTCGCCGGTACGGCGTCAAGATCCATACCCACGCCTCGGAAAACCGGGGGGAGTGCGACCTGGTGGAGAAACTCCACGGCCGGCGTAACGTCCTTTACCTGGATGACATTGGCCTCACCGGGCCGGACCTCATCCTGGTCCACTGCATCTGGCTTAATGAAGAAGAGAAGGAGATCCTGGCCCGCACCGGTACCAGGGTGGTCCACTGCCCTTCCTCTAACTTAAAGATAGCTTCCGGGATCTGCCCCGTGCCGGAACTCCTGGACCGAGGAACCGTGGTTTCCCTGGCTGCCGATGGTGCTCCCTGCAACAACAACCTGGACGCCTTTATGGAGATGCGCCTGGCGGCCCTGATCCAGAAACCCCTCCACGGCCCCACTACTATGCCGGCGCCTCTAGTTTTTGAACTGGCTACCCTGGGCGGCGCCCGAGCCCTGGGGATGGAGCAGGAGATCGGCAGCCTGGAGGTAGGGAAGAAGGCCGACCTGGCCCTGGTTTCCCTGGATGGCCTGCACACCCAGCCGGCAGACGGCGTCAACGTCTACGCCCAGCTGGTCTACCAAGCTAAAGGTACGGATGTCACCCTGACCATGGTCGACGGCCAAATCGTCATGGAAAAGGGCGAATTGAAGACCATTGACGCCGCTGAAGTCCGGCGGAAGGCCAACGAAGCCGTCCAGCGCATCGCCCGTCGGGCCGGGCTGGCATAA
- a CDS encoding xanthine dehydrogenase family protein molybdopterin-binding subunit, with protein sequence MKKRGTGMACFFYGTGYGNGFPDVSTATVEIHDDGTATIHTGAVDCGQGSNTVLAQIAAAELGVPYTWVTVISADTDTTPDAGTTAATRQTYASGNAVQMACRQARETLFEYTRTLLGVNTVAGLVAREGFIYVKSYPAKQIPYPEAATRARLAGYRLVGQGSFVTHTTAVDRETGQGAPYWPYAFGTQIAEVEVDTETGQVQVLKLVAAHDVGRAVNRQGVEGQIAGGIGQGVGMALLEKVHLQEGRIVNNSFSTYLIPTTMDMPEVEPLIVESHEPTGPFGAKGVGEPATIPTVPAVINAIYNAVGVRITELPVTPEKILDGLKEKKA encoded by the coding sequence ATGAAGAAACGCGGCACCGGCATGGCCTGCTTTTTCTACGGCACCGGCTATGGCAACGGGTTCCCTGATGTTTCCACGGCCACCGTCGAGATCCACGACGACGGCACGGCCACCATTCACACCGGGGCGGTGGACTGCGGCCAGGGTTCGAATACCGTCCTGGCCCAGATTGCCGCCGCAGAACTCGGTGTTCCCTACACCTGGGTAACGGTGATCAGTGCCGACACCGATACCACCCCCGATGCCGGCACCACGGCGGCCACCCGCCAGACCTACGCCTCCGGCAACGCCGTCCAGATGGCCTGTCGCCAGGCCCGGGAAACCCTTTTCGAGTACACCCGTACCCTGCTGGGGGTCAACACCGTCGCCGGCCTGGTGGCCAGGGAAGGGTTTATTTACGTTAAAAGCTACCCGGCAAAGCAGATCCCCTATCCCGAGGCTGCCACCCGGGCCCGCCTGGCCGGCTACCGCCTGGTTGGTCAGGGGAGCTTCGTCACCCACACCACGGCCGTCGACCGGGAGACCGGTCAGGGGGCGCCGTACTGGCCCTATGCCTTCGGCACCCAGATCGCCGAAGTAGAAGTAGATACGGAAACAGGCCAGGTCCAGGTCCTGAAACTGGTAGCCGCCCACGATGTCGGCCGGGCGGTGAACCGGCAGGGGGTGGAAGGGCAGATCGCCGGCGGCATCGGCCAGGGCGTCGGTATGGCCCTGCTGGAAAAGGTGCACCTGCAAGAGGGGCGGATTGTCAATAACTCCTTTTCCACCTACCTGATCCCCACCACTATGGATATGCCCGAGGTAGAACCCCTGATTGTCGAATCCCATGAGCCCACCGGTCCCTTCGGCGCCAAGGGAGTAGGCGAACCGGCCACCATCCCTACCGTGCCGGCCGTCATCAATGCCATCTATAACGCCGTGGGCGTCCGCATTACCGAGCTGCCAGTCACGCCGGAAAAAATCCTGGACGGGCTAAAGGAGAAGAAAGCATGA
- a CDS encoding xanthine dehydrogenase family protein molybdopterin-binding subunit, with amino-acid sequence MPVAIIGASPARGDARAKVTGQAVYPADITFPGMIYGHTVRSPHAHARIVHLDTAAALQVPGVICVLTARDIPGHNGQGVLFQDMPVLAGEEVRSVNDVVALVGATTPAAAKEGAARVKVDYEELPALLDPVAAMQPGAPRVHPDRENIIYHLPIRKGDIQAGFATADVIVENTYRTQLLDHAFLQPEAAVARLDERDHLVIYVATQYVHWDRTEVARVLGWNQDRIRIVAPMVGGAFGGREDMTLQTLVALLAVHTRRPAKMVLNREESFQAHSKRHPMIMRYKTGATRAGKLTALEAEIIGDSGAYSSWAPNVLRKAAIHATGPYVVPHVKIDAYAVYTNNPFTGAMRGFGATQPPLAYESQMDELAARLGLHPFTIRWLNAFRQGDVTATGQVLESSVGLTETMLQAARAAGWSPADLIPGQKADG; translated from the coding sequence ATGCCTGTGGCCATTATCGGCGCTTCCCCCGCCCGGGGGGATGCCCGGGCCAAGGTGACCGGCCAGGCCGTTTACCCGGCTGATATCACCTTCCCGGGGATGATCTACGGTCATACTGTCCGCAGCCCCCATGCCCACGCCCGGATTGTCCATCTTGATACCGCAGCTGCCTTGCAGGTGCCAGGGGTCATCTGTGTCCTGACGGCCAGGGACATCCCCGGCCACAACGGCCAGGGGGTCCTCTTCCAGGATATGCCCGTCCTGGCGGGGGAGGAGGTACGCTCGGTAAATGACGTCGTCGCCCTGGTCGGGGCCACTACCCCCGCGGCGGCCAAAGAAGGAGCCGCCAGGGTAAAAGTAGACTATGAGGAACTACCGGCCCTCCTGGACCCTGTGGCCGCCATGCAACCGGGTGCTCCCCGGGTCCATCCTGATCGGGAGAATATAATCTACCACCTGCCCATTCGCAAAGGGGATATCCAGGCCGGCTTCGCTACTGCCGACGTGATCGTTGAAAACACCTACCGCACCCAGCTCCTGGACCACGCCTTCCTCCAGCCGGAGGCCGCCGTGGCCCGGCTGGACGAGCGCGATCACCTGGTAATTTATGTGGCCACCCAGTACGTCCACTGGGACCGGACGGAGGTAGCCCGGGTGCTGGGATGGAACCAGGACCGCATCCGCATCGTCGCCCCCATGGTAGGCGGTGCCTTCGGCGGCCGGGAGGATATGACCCTGCAGACCCTGGTGGCCCTCCTGGCGGTGCATACTCGGCGACCGGCCAAAATGGTCCTCAACCGGGAAGAGTCTTTCCAGGCCCACAGCAAACGCCATCCTATGATTATGCGCTATAAAACCGGGGCCACCAGGGCAGGTAAACTGACGGCCCTGGAGGCGGAGATTATCGGCGACAGCGGCGCCTATTCTTCCTGGGCCCCCAACGTTTTGCGCAAGGCAGCCATCCACGCCACGGGGCCCTATGTCGTTCCCCATGTAAAAATCGATGCCTACGCCGTCTACACCAACAACCCCTTCACCGGGGCCATGCGTGGCTTCGGCGCCACCCAGCCGCCCCTGGCCTATGAAAGCCAGATGGACGAACTGGCGGCCAGGCTCGGCCTGCACCCCTTTACCATCCGCTGGCTCAACGCCTTCCGCCAGGGGGATGTTACCGCCACCGGCCAGGTCCTGGAGAGCAGCGTCGGGCTGACGGAAACCATGCTCCAGGCGGCCCGGGCCGCCGGCTGGTCACCGGCAGACTTAATCCCCGGGCAGAAGGCAGATGGGTAG
- a CDS encoding aldehyde ferredoxin oxidoreductase C-terminal domain-containing protein, which translates to MKLLRIDLNRGEGQFEELENPLAGGRYLTSRLIKTEVPPRCNPLGAENKLILACGPLAGRGISSAGRLSVGCKSPLTGGIKEANAGGTAGDALARAGLRAVVLEGQAPEWQILVIDNGGFKFLPATSYLGVGNFELARRLYADFGRDYALVTIGQAGEQQLYAAGVAVTDVYGRPSRLAARGGVGAVMGSKHIKAILIPRKVGPVPEPASKEAFTAARLAFNKLVAGSDRVKTLTEYGTPETMGLTNALGALPTLNFRQGTFAGAEAIGGDAVYRLIEERGGEGKHSERCMDSCVIRCSTVIPDRDGKEIVAPLEYETLCLMGSNLGVADLDAIARWNYWCNDWGLDTIEIGAALAVMAEAGRATFGDAASFTTLLEEIPRNTLTGRLLGMGAGYCGRVLGVKRVPTVKNQAISGYDPRGVKGTGITYITSPMGADHTAGLTVFAPVDHHQAAGQKELSRQMQIGRAAYDALGLCAFLMSATAAHPQKVVDMLNAIYNTRLPAGYLNELGLEVLQTELEFNRQAGMKGEDEGLPEFMRKEKLFPYNLTWDITEEELAGIFNV; encoded by the coding sequence TTGAAACTGTTACGCATCGATTTAAACAGGGGCGAAGGGCAATTTGAGGAACTGGAAAATCCCCTGGCGGGCGGGCGTTATTTAACCTCCCGGCTGATTAAAACCGAGGTGCCGCCCCGCTGTAATCCCCTGGGCGCGGAGAACAAGCTAATCCTGGCTTGCGGCCCCCTGGCCGGCAGGGGGATCTCCAGCGCCGGCCGCTTATCCGTCGGCTGCAAGAGCCCCTTAACAGGCGGCATTAAAGAAGCCAACGCCGGGGGCACGGCGGGCGACGCCCTGGCCAGGGCCGGCCTGCGGGCGGTGGTCCTGGAAGGCCAGGCTCCAGAGTGGCAGATCCTGGTGATAGACAACGGAGGTTTTAAATTCCTCCCAGCTACGTCTTACCTGGGGGTGGGTAATTTCGAACTCGCCCGGCGCCTTTACGCCGATTTTGGCCGGGATTACGCCCTGGTAACCATCGGCCAGGCCGGCGAACAGCAGCTCTATGCCGCCGGCGTCGCCGTTACCGACGTTTATGGCCGGCCCAGCCGGCTGGCAGCCCGTGGCGGTGTTGGGGCCGTTATGGGCAGCAAACATATTAAAGCAATCCTGATCCCCCGGAAGGTCGGGCCGGTACCGGAACCGGCCAGTAAAGAAGCCTTTACAGCGGCCCGGCTGGCTTTTAATAAACTGGTAGCCGGCAGCGACCGTGTTAAGACCCTGACTGAATACGGTACGCCCGAGACCATGGGCCTGACCAACGCCCTGGGGGCCCTGCCGACCCTGAATTTCCGCCAGGGAACCTTTGCCGGGGCGGAAGCCATCGGCGGCGATGCCGTTTACCGGTTGATAGAGGAACGGGGCGGTGAGGGTAAACACAGCGAGCGTTGTATGGACAGCTGCGTTATCCGCTGCTCAACTGTGATTCCCGACCGCGACGGCAAGGAAATCGTGGCTCCCCTGGAGTATGAAACCCTCTGCCTGATGGGTTCCAACCTTGGGGTAGCCGACCTGGACGCCATTGCCCGGTGGAACTACTGGTGTAACGACTGGGGCCTGGATACCATTGAGATCGGTGCCGCCCTGGCAGTGATGGCCGAAGCCGGCCGGGCTACCTTCGGTGACGCCGCCAGCTTTACTACCTTACTAGAAGAAATCCCCCGGAACACCCTGACCGGCCGCCTCCTGGGCATGGGTGCCGGTTACTGCGGCCGGGTCCTGGGGGTCAAGCGGGTGCCCACGGTGAAAAACCAGGCCATCTCCGGTTATGATCCCCGGGGTGTTAAAGGGACCGGCATAACCTATATTACCTCGCCCATGGGCGCCGATCATACCGCCGGCCTGACAGTATTTGCCCCGGTGGACCACCACCAGGCCGCCGGGCAAAAGGAACTCTCCCGACAGATGCAGATCGGCCGGGCCGCCTACGACGCCCTGGGGCTTTGCGCCTTCCTTATGTCGGCTACAGCCGCCCACCCGCAGAAGGTGGTTGATATGTTAAACGCCATTTATAACACCCGGCTTCCCGCCGGCTACTTGAATGAACTCGGGCTGGAGGTCCTGCAGACGGAGCTGGAGTTCAACCGCCAGGCCGGGATGAAGGGTGAAGATGAAGGTTTACCAGAGTTTATGAGGAAAGAAAAGCTCTTCCCCTATAACCTGACCTGGGATATAACAGAGGAGGAACTGGCCGGTATATTTAATGTATGA
- a CDS encoding MurR/RpiR family transcriptional regulator, protein MSLIAELHLIREQLPPSEKGVVNIILQDPAASARMSITELAHRAQTSKTTVIRLCRRLNLKSYHDLRLSLAREAFTNHSGPAYGITEADDPQTIVAKVKDKEINAIQSTLERLDVQVLIEVARTLLQAREIILLASGGALVTAFDAYHKLLRLGRSCYLPQDQREQKFRSALLKPEDVCWAFSFSGASKSIVEALEIAREKGGTIISLTNNFQSPIARISNLSLYGAASYLSEFTGTMEFRLSQLCIIDSLFLLMIKLGRPTVDVPLRITDSIIENDCIER, encoded by the coding sequence ATGAGTTTAATTGCGGAACTACATTTAATTCGCGAGCAGTTACCCCCTTCAGAAAAGGGGGTAGTAAACATCATCCTCCAGGACCCGGCGGCTTCTGCCCGGATGTCCATTACCGAACTGGCCCACAGGGCCCAGACGAGTAAAACGACTGTAATCCGCCTGTGCCGGCGTTTAAACCTCAAGAGCTACCACGATCTGCGTTTAAGTCTGGCCCGGGAGGCCTTTACCAACCATAGCGGGCCAGCTTATGGCATCACGGAGGCTGACGATCCCCAAACCATCGTAGCCAAGGTAAAGGATAAAGAAATAAATGCTATCCAGAGCACCCTGGAACGCCTGGACGTCCAGGTCCTGATTGAGGTAGCCCGGACCCTCTTGCAGGCCCGGGAGATTATCCTCCTGGCCAGTGGCGGGGCCCTGGTGACCGCCTTTGATGCCTACCACAAACTATTGCGCCTGGGTCGTTCCTGTTACCTGCCCCAGGATCAGAGGGAACAAAAATTCCGCAGCGCCCTGCTTAAACCCGAAGATGTTTGCTGGGCTTTCTCCTTTAGCGGCGCCAGCAAGAGTATTGTCGAGGCTTTAGAAATAGCCCGGGAAAAGGGGGGGACAATTATCTCCCTGACCAATAACTTCCAATCGCCAATCGCCCGGATAAGTAACCTGAGCCTCTATGGGGCTGCCAGCTATTTATCCGAGTTTACCGGGACAATGGAATTTCGTCTCTCCCAGCTCTGTATTATTGATAGTTTATTCCTATTGATGATTAAACTGGGGAGGCCCACGGTTGACGTGCCGCTAAGAATCACTGATAGCATTATTGAGAATGATTGTATAGAAAGGTAG
- a CDS encoding aldehyde ferredoxin oxidoreductase family protein: MAKTAWIDLTTGKIELQPTPQEDLLKFLGSRGLAAKVLYDHVGPEVQPLDPENLLIFSTGPLTGTSWPSAARYTVTAKSPATGAYGYANSSGFFGPELRKAGYDLIVFRGRAARPVILHIEDDNLELLPAGDLWGQTTEVTEKTLRERYPGSRVAAIGPAGENLVRIAGIINDYARAAARTGMGAVMGSKNLKALVVKGSHRVETPPKFKEVVRRVTAAVRNHPESQMYSKWGTVCLIDSKNMSGDMPSKNHRWGQFPLGKEINAAAVARYTVKTQGCYACSIRCARITEVPDGPFKTPLNEGPEYETTNALGSNLWNGNMELVIYANKLCNELGLDTISTGLVIAFAMEAHERGLLDDPDYSMEWGDPETIIGLIKDIASRRGTGDLLADGVKVASARLGHGSEFFAMQVKGVELPRQEGRVLKAFGLGHATSNRGADHLYALPTIDVAGMTDVAAKVLPECGPELMEVTAEKFKPHMVRFTETCNALADAAGICKFAFTETYAILPADLAAGLRALGLAISDEEIMRIGQRIVNLERMYNVRHGFSRKDDYLPPRSLQEPLDVYANPEEIEKVPPDKAQLSRQGLTIDLDAMLDEYYALGGWTQDGIPTAARLKELGLQELVKDLPSK; encoded by the coding sequence ATGGCTAAAACAGCCTGGATAGATCTAACAACCGGCAAAATCGAGCTTCAACCGACGCCGCAGGAGGATTTACTGAAATTCCTGGGCAGCCGCGGCCTGGCGGCCAAAGTCCTCTACGACCACGTCGGCCCGGAAGTCCAGCCCCTGGACCCGGAAAACCTGCTCATCTTTTCCACCGGCCCCCTGACGGGCACCTCCTGGCCCTCGGCGGCCCGTTATACGGTAACAGCCAAGTCGCCGGCCACCGGCGCCTACGGTTACGCCAACAGCTCCGGCTTCTTCGGCCCCGAGCTGCGTAAAGCCGGCTATGATCTCATCGTCTTTCGCGGCCGCGCCGCCCGCCCGGTAATCCTGCATATTGAGGACGACAACCTGGAACTACTCCCCGCTGGCGACCTCTGGGGCCAGACCACAGAAGTAACGGAAAAGACCCTGAGGGAACGTTATCCCGGCAGCCGGGTGGCCGCCATCGGCCCGGCGGGCGAAAACCTGGTACGCATTGCCGGCATTATCAACGACTACGCCCGGGCCGCGGCCCGCACCGGCATGGGCGCCGTTATGGGTTCGAAAAACCTCAAGGCCCTGGTGGTCAAAGGCAGCCACCGGGTAGAAACCCCGCCGAAGTTTAAGGAAGTAGTCCGCCGGGTAACGGCGGCCGTCCGCAACCACCCGGAGAGCCAGATGTACAGCAAGTGGGGTACCGTCTGCCTGATTGATTCTAAGAATATGAGCGGCGACATGCCCAGTAAAAACCATCGCTGGGGCCAGTTCCCCCTAGGTAAAGAGATTAACGCGGCGGCCGTGGCCCGTTATACGGTGAAAACCCAGGGCTGCTACGCCTGCTCCATCCGCTGCGCCCGGATTACCGAAGTACCGGACGGCCCCTTTAAGACCCCCCTTAACGAAGGGCCGGAGTATGAAACCACCAACGCCCTGGGTTCCAACCTCTGGAACGGTAATATGGAGCTGGTCATTTACGCCAACAAGCTCTGTAACGAACTGGGCCTGGACACCATCTCCACCGGCCTGGTCATCGCCTTTGCCATGGAAGCCCACGAAAGGGGCCTGCTGGACGACCCAGACTACAGTATGGAGTGGGGCGACCCGGAGACCATTATCGGCCTGATCAAAGACATCGCCTCCCGCCGGGGCACAGGTGACCTGCTGGCCGACGGCGTCAAGGTAGCCAGCGCCCGCCTGGGCCACGGCAGCGAATTCTTCGCCATGCAGGTCAAAGGAGTGGAATTGCCGCGCCAGGAAGGCCGGGTGCTGAAGGCCTTCGGCCTGGGCCATGCCACCAGCAACCGTGGCGCCGACCATCTCTACGCCCTGCCGACCATTGACGTGGCCGGGATGACCGACGTAGCCGCTAAAGTATTGCCGGAGTGCGGGCCGGAACTCATGGAAGTCACTGCGGAGAAATTTAAGCCCCACATGGTCCGCTTTACCGAAACCTGCAACGCCCTGGCCGACGCCGCCGGCATTTGCAAGTTCGCCTTCACGGAAACCTATGCCATCCTGCCGGCCGACCTGGCCGCCGGCCTCCGGGCTCTGGGTCTAGCAATCAGCGACGAAGAGATCATGCGTATCGGGCAGCGCATTGTCAACCTGGAAAGGATGTATAACGTCCGCCACGGTTTCAGCCGCAAAGACGATTACCTGCCGCCGCGTTCTTTGCAAGAACCCCTGGACGTCTACGCCAACCCGGAGGAGATCGAAAAGGTCCCCCCGGACAAGGCCCAACTCTCCCGCCAGGGCCTAACTATTGACCTGGACGCCATGCTGGATGAATACTATGCCCTGGGCGGCTGGACCCAAGACGGCATCCCTACTGCCGCCAGGCTAAAGGAACTGGGTCTGCAAGAACTAGTTAAAGATCTACCTTCAAAGTAG
- a CDS encoding MoaD/ThiS family protein — translation MQVQINFYGFLQAAVGATKTTLDLESPANLATLWQYLTSQYPQLAGKDPATILAVSLNGRRLSPEQWPDTPLGDGDQVDFFSLMSGG, via the coding sequence ATGCAGGTCCAAATAAACTTTTACGGTTTTCTTCAGGCCGCCGTCGGTGCCACGAAGACAACCCTTGACCTGGAATCACCGGCCAATCTGGCAACCCTATGGCAGTATTTAACCTCCCAATACCCCCAGCTGGCAGGCAAAGACCCGGCGACCATTCTAGCCGTATCCCTTAACGGCCGGCGTCTGAGCCCGGAGCAGTGGCCTGATACCCCATTGGGCGACGGTGACCAGGTAGACTTCTTCAGCCTGATGAGCGGGGGTTAG
- a CDS encoding carbonic anhydrase encodes MATCQACVLTCMDFRIQGTVSQWLHEKGLAGKYDYLSLPGASRNFIEEGKLNLVEDSYRLHHIAEVYLIHHEDCGAYNLGDLPVAKQLDRQRQDMEIAARILKERYPELKVYLAFLYLDGHIVEFSVA; translated from the coding sequence GTGGCAACCTGTCAAGCCTGTGTTTTAACCTGTATGGATTTCCGCATCCAGGGTACCGTGTCCCAATGGCTGCATGAAAAAGGATTGGCCGGAAAGTATGATTATCTGTCCCTTCCCGGTGCCAGCCGCAATTTCATCGAGGAGGGCAAATTGAATCTAGTTGAGGATTCTTATCGGCTCCATCACATTGCAGAGGTTTACCTGATCCACCACGAAGACTGCGGCGCCTACAATCTGGGTGACCTACCTGTTGCTAAACAGCTAGATCGTCAGCGCCAGGACATGGAAATAGCCGCCAGGATACTAAAAGAACGCTACCCGGAGCTGAAGGTATACCTTGCCTTCCTCTATCTGGATGGCCATATTGTTGAATTTTCCGTAGCTTAG
- a CDS encoding HPP family protein, with the protein MQPGIPASTDKNKPLRLSAYFYKMKGNKRTLPFTVPLALDIFVSWLGAFLGISTVAALSLVYKMPLLVLSFGASAVLIYGVPDVPLAQPRNVIGGHIISAAIGVSIYYFFGMTWWSAALATSLAIVLMLITSTVHPPGGATALGAVLNQASPIYILTPVAAGAFIMVIIGLLVNNLSPNRRYPRYWL; encoded by the coding sequence ATGCAACCTGGTATACCTGCTAGTACTGATAAAAATAAACCGTTGCGTCTAAGCGCGTATTTTTATAAAATGAAGGGAAATAAACGGACACTTCCTTTTACTGTTCCCCTGGCTCTTGATATTTTTGTCTCCTGGCTGGGAGCGTTTTTAGGTATTAGTACGGTGGCCGCCCTCTCATTGGTGTATAAGATGCCCCTGCTGGTCCTCTCCTTTGGAGCTTCCGCTGTCCTGATTTACGGCGTACCTGATGTACCTCTGGCCCAGCCCCGTAATGTTATCGGCGGACATATTATCTCAGCTGCTATTGGAGTAAGTATTTATTATTTCTTTGGCATGACCTGGTGGTCAGCGGCCCTGGCTACATCTTTAGCTATTGTCTTGATGCTTATTACCAGTACCGTGCATCCACCTGGGGGTGCTACGGCTTTAGGGGCAGTCCTGAATCAGGCATCTCCCATCTACATACTGACACCCGTTGCGGCGGGGGCATTTATTATGGTAATCATCGGCCTGCTCGTCAACAACCTATCTCCCAACAGGAGATATCCCAGATACTGGTTATAG